AGCAGACGTCCCTGCTGGGTGTGCTCTTCGCGTCGATGGCGGTCACCCTGGTGCTCACCGCGACGCTCACCGCCCTCCAGCAGGCCAATCTCCTGCGCGGACGCATCATCTCCTCCACCCTGGGCAGCGCCCGCTTCCTGCGGCACCTGCTCCGGCTCCCGGTCACCTTCTTCTCCCAGCGCAACCCGGCCGACCTGGTCCAACGCCTGCAGTCCAACGACGCGGTCGCCGAGACCCTCGCCCGCGACCTGGCCGCCGCGGGCGTGGACGCCGTCGTCGTGGTGCTCTACGCGCTGCTGCTGTGGACGTACGACCCGCAACTCACCGTCGTCGGCATCGGCATCGCGCTGCTCAACGTGGCGGCCATGCGGATCGTGATCCGGCTGAGGGCCACCGGCACCCAGAAGCTGCGCGCCGAGAGCGCCCGGCTCACCAACACCTCCTACAGCGGCCTGACCCTGATCGAGACGATGAAGGCCACCGGCGGCGAGAACGGCTTCTTCCGCCGCTGGGCCGGACAGCACGCGATCACCCTCGACGTACAGCAGCGGCTCGGCGTGCCCAGCGCGTGGCTGGCCGTCGTCGCGCCCACCCTGGCCGCGCTCAACAGCGCCCTCATCCTGATGATCGGCGGCCTGCGGGCGGTGGAGGGGCACCTGTCGGTCGGTCTGCTCGTCGCCTTCCAGGCCCTCGTGACCAGCTTCACCGCGCCGATCACCCGCCTCAACGGCGTGGCCGGACGGATCCAGGACTTCGCGGCCGACGTCGCCCGGCTCAAGGACGTCGAGAACTTCCCCGTCGACCCGCTCTACTCACGGCGCGAGCCCGCCGCCGGCACCCGGCGCCTCAAGGGCCATGTGGAGCTGGACCACATCACCTTCGGCTACAGCCCCCTGGACGCCCCGCTGCTGAAGGACTTCTCGCTCTCGGTCGGCCCCGGGCAGCAGGTCGCCCTCGTCGGCGGCTCCGGCAGCGGCAAGTCCACCGTCTCCCGGCTGATATCGGGCCTCTACACCCCCTGGGAGGGGGCCATCCGTATCGACGGGATGCGCCTGGAGGACATCCCGCGCGGCGCGCTGGCCGCCTCCGTCTCCTTCGTCGACCAGGACGTCTTCCTCTTCGAGGGCACCGTCCGCGACAACATCGCGCTGTGGGACCCCTCCATCACCGACGAGGCCGTCATCGCCGCCCTCGAGGACGCCGCCGTCCACGACGTGGTGGCCCGGCGCCCCGGCGGCATCCACAGCCGCGTCGAGCAGGACGGCCGCAACTTCTCCGGCGGCCAGCGCCAACGCCTGGAGATCGCCCGCGCGCTGGTGCGCCGCCCCAGCGTCATGGTCCTCGACGAAGTGACCAGTGCCCTGGACGCGGTGACCGAGCGGATCGTCATCGACAATCTGCGCCGCCGCGGCTGCGCCTGCGTCGTCATCGCCCACCGGCTGAGCACGGTGCGCGACAGCGACGAGATCGTCGTCCTCGACCGCGGCACCGTCGTGGAACGCGGACGCCACGAGCAACTGGCCGCCGCGCGGGGCGCCTACGCCGAACTGGTCAAGGAGCACTGAGGCGATGACGACCCCGTACCAGGCCCCGTACCAGGCCTCGCACCAGGTCCCGTACCAGGCCTCGCACCAGGCCACGGCCTCGCATCCCGTCGGCACCCCCGACCCCGTCGTGGCGGCCTTCGGCGGACTCGGCTC
The window above is part of the Streptomyces syringium genome. Proteins encoded here:
- a CDS encoding NHLP family bacteriocin export ABC transporter peptidase/permease/ATPase subunit, with amino-acid sequence MTVSHGSHGARRRGLEPARGKSRRRRPAPAPRGSTPRTVRTPTVLQMEAVECGAAALAMVLGHYGRFVPLEELRIACGVSRDGSRAGNLLKAARGYGLKAKGMQMDLAALAEVSPPAVLFWEFNHYVVYDGMGRHLGRRGVYINDPGKGRRFVPMDEFDTSFTGVVLTFEPDEGFRRAGRKPGVLGAVPARLRGTSGTMLAAVLSSLLLVLVGAAVPALSRTYIDMFLIGEQTSLLGVLFASMAVTLVLTATLTALQQANLLRGRIISSTLGSARFLRHLLRLPVTFFSQRNPADLVQRLQSNDAVAETLARDLAAAGVDAVVVVLYALLLWTYDPQLTVVGIGIALLNVAAMRIVIRLRATGTQKLRAESARLTNTSYSGLTLIETMKATGGENGFFRRWAGQHAITLDVQQRLGVPSAWLAVVAPTLAALNSALILMIGGLRAVEGHLSVGLLVAFQALVTSFTAPITRLNGVAGRIQDFAADVARLKDVENFPVDPLYSRREPAAGTRRLKGHVELDHITFGYSPLDAPLLKDFSLSVGPGQQVALVGGSGSGKSTVSRLISGLYTPWEGAIRIDGMRLEDIPRGALAASVSFVDQDVFLFEGTVRDNIALWDPSITDEAVIAALEDAAVHDVVARRPGGIHSRVEQDGRNFSGGQRQRLEIARALVRRPSVMVLDEVTSALDAVTERIVIDNLRRRGCACVVIAHRLSTVRDSDEIVVLDRGTVVERGRHEQLAAARGAYAELVKEH